In the Corynebacterium kroppenstedtii genome, one interval contains:
- the prfA gene encoding peptide chain release factor 1: MTTHVSAVDDIVSEYQGLEAQLADPDLHNDAARARKVGKRFSELQPIIQTNDRLNAVTEDLEAAEEMAHEDQEFAAEAERLRAEKEELSDKLADLLAPRDPHDGDDIVMEVKSGAGGEEAALFAGELVRMYQRYADKHGFAIDVLDDAPTDLGGIKDITMSIRSKKPSRDGAWSVFKFEGGVHRVQRVPVTESQGRIQTSAAGVLVYPEPDEIEDVEIDDKDIRVDVYRSSGKGGQGVNTTDSAVRITHLPTGLIVTCQKERSQIQNRARAMQVLAARLQQMKEEEAEAAASADRAAQVRTMDRSERIRTYNFPENRISDHRINYKAHNLDQVLDGDLDDLFSALQSAERAERLEAE, from the coding sequence ATGACGACGCATGTTTCGGCGGTCGACGACATTGTTTCGGAATATCAAGGGCTCGAAGCTCAATTAGCTGATCCTGATTTACATAACGACGCTGCTCGCGCGCGGAAGGTGGGGAAGCGGTTCTCTGAACTCCAGCCCATCATTCAGACGAATGACCGGTTAAACGCTGTGACCGAGGATCTCGAAGCTGCGGAAGAAATGGCCCACGAAGACCAGGAGTTCGCAGCGGAAGCCGAGCGTCTCCGGGCGGAAAAAGAGGAGCTATCGGATAAGCTAGCTGACCTTTTGGCTCCGCGGGATCCCCATGATGGCGATGACATCGTGATGGAAGTGAAGTCCGGTGCGGGCGGGGAAGAAGCAGCCCTCTTTGCCGGTGAATTAGTGCGAATGTACCAGCGCTACGCGGACAAACACGGCTTCGCGATCGACGTTCTGGACGACGCTCCAACGGATCTTGGGGGAATTAAAGACATCACCATGTCTATTAGGTCCAAGAAGCCGTCTCGGGACGGTGCGTGGAGCGTCTTTAAGTTTGAGGGCGGCGTCCACCGTGTTCAGCGAGTTCCCGTCACGGAGTCCCAGGGGCGGATCCAGACGTCTGCCGCCGGTGTCCTCGTCTACCCGGAACCTGATGAAATCGAGGATGTCGAGATTGATGACAAAGACATCCGAGTTGATGTGTATCGCTCATCGGGCAAAGGTGGCCAGGGCGTGAACACAACTGACTCCGCTGTCCGCATCACACACTTGCCGACGGGCCTGATTGTGACGTGTCAGAAGGAACGTAGTCAGATCCAAAACAGGGCGCGTGCGATGCAGGTTTTAGCCGCCCGGTTGCAGCAAATGAAGGAAGAAGAGGCGGAGGCTGCAGCATCGGCTGATCGTGCGGCACAGGTACGGACCATGGATCGCTCGGAACGCATCCGTACATACAATTTCCCCGAAAATCGCATCTCCGACCACAGAATTAATTACAAGGCACATAATCTTGACCAGGTCCTCGACGGCGATCTGGATGACCTCTTCTCTGCGCTGCAGTCCGCGGAGCGCGCCGAGCGGCTCGAGGCAGAATGA
- a CDS encoding N5-glutamine methyltransferase family protein, which translates to MTYPRTSVRQMINNAGGRLRAAGVDSPRVDAELLMAHALTVKGASGAEPVTRSSLFFRRQDHVDPDTAEFFEACISRREQREPLQHIMGTVRFAGIDLLVGPGAFIPRPETELIVEWAGKQIRRALDKRAEKSGPQKSLPTDYTIVDLCTGPGTLALGVAHAAGNALLALHRDFREQRAVNPHVGGVGKLPRIHIVGVDTSDVALDYARRNVEAFIQNWRAEALDAGLSEADADQLSVSLCAGDATDPTIVKAIRDMCGRDTRVRDERDGDNPETTHGPTPELKVDMVVSNPPYVPENTAISPEVAADPHDAVFAGADGMSVIVPMMAVVEDLSSRGTVVAVEHDELNGSVTSQCLNDHGFTDVEIHKDLAGRDRFVTGIRASHTKKA; encoded by the coding sequence ATGACATATCCCCGTACATCTGTTCGGCAGATGATCAATAATGCCGGCGGACGGCTGCGCGCTGCTGGAGTGGACTCTCCACGGGTTGATGCTGAGCTTCTTATGGCGCACGCGTTAACCGTTAAGGGTGCGTCGGGTGCAGAGCCCGTCACGCGGTCGTCGCTATTCTTCCGACGCCAAGACCACGTCGATCCTGACACGGCTGAGTTTTTTGAAGCATGTATTAGCCGCCGTGAGCAGCGAGAACCCCTGCAGCACATCATGGGAACGGTGCGTTTCGCTGGGATCGACCTCCTGGTTGGGCCAGGCGCGTTTATCCCTCGCCCGGAAACCGAATTGATTGTTGAATGGGCGGGGAAACAAATCCGCCGCGCGTTGGATAAAAGGGCCGAAAAATCCGGGCCGCAGAAATCTCTGCCCACGGACTACACCATCGTCGATCTGTGCACTGGGCCCGGAACCTTAGCATTGGGCGTTGCGCACGCGGCGGGTAACGCGTTGTTGGCTCTTCACCGTGATTTTAGAGAACAGAGGGCAGTAAATCCGCACGTGGGAGGCGTCGGTAAGCTTCCACGAATCCACATTGTCGGCGTTGACACGAGCGACGTTGCACTGGATTACGCTCGTCGCAACGTCGAGGCCTTTATACAGAATTGGCGGGCCGAAGCGCTGGATGCCGGCCTGTCAGAAGCTGACGCCGATCAGCTCTCGGTGAGCCTTTGTGCTGGGGATGCCACAGATCCCACTATCGTGAAAGCCATTCGGGACATGTGTGGTCGTGACACGCGTGTTCGGGACGAGCGTGACGGCGACAATCCTGAAACGACTCACGGACCGACGCCCGAGCTGAAGGTGGATATGGTTGTGTCGAATCCACCTTATGTGCCTGAGAACACGGCGATTTCGCCAGAAGTCGCGGCCGATCCTCATGACGCCGTTTTTGCGGGGGCCGACGGAATGAGCGTGATCGTACCGATGATGGCTGTGGTTGAGGACTTATCTAGCCGTGGCACTGTTGTGGCCGTGGAACATGACGAGCTCAATGGTTCCGTGACCTCACAGTGCTTGAATGACCACGGTTTCACCGATGTGGAAATACATAAGGACCTAGCGGGACGCGATAGGTTTGTGACTGGGATTCGGGCCTCACACACGAAGAAAGCGTAA
- a CDS encoding L-threonylcarbamoyladenylate synthase — MSTIYDCTDHDERGRGLEAAHSAVKGGRLVVMPTDTVYGIGCDAFDNDAVAALLRAKHRGPDMPVPVLVGSWDTVDGLVQTVTPRMRELVQAFWPGGLSIVVTQAPSLPWDLGDTNGSVMLRMPLQPVAIELLRATGPMAVSSANISGQPPATSAIAAKQMLGSEVSVYLDDGEATIGEPSTIIDLTSPTPHLLREGAISAERISDVIGTSPATLRQG, encoded by the coding sequence ATGAGCACAATTTACGATTGCACTGACCACGACGAACGAGGTCGTGGTTTGGAGGCTGCCCACAGCGCAGTGAAGGGCGGGCGCCTCGTTGTTATGCCCACCGACACCGTGTATGGCATAGGGTGCGATGCATTTGATAACGACGCTGTTGCTGCGTTGTTACGGGCTAAGCATCGTGGCCCTGACATGCCCGTTCCCGTGTTGGTCGGGTCATGGGACACCGTCGACGGCCTGGTGCAGACAGTCACTCCGCGGATGCGTGAATTAGTACAAGCATTTTGGCCGGGGGGACTGTCAATAGTGGTCACACAGGCTCCGTCGTTACCGTGGGACCTGGGTGATACAAACGGATCAGTGATGCTTCGGATGCCGTTGCAGCCGGTGGCGATCGAGTTGTTGAGAGCCACAGGCCCCATGGCGGTGAGCTCCGCCAACATTTCGGGGCAGCCCCCGGCGACGTCGGCCATTGCGGCGAAGCAGATGCTGGGAAGCGAAGTATCCGTCTATTTGGATGACGGAGAGGCGACAATTGGTGAGCCTTCAACCATCATTGACCTCACATCGCCCACCCCTCATCTTTTGCGTGAAGGAGCGATTTCTGCAGAACGTATTTCTGACGTTATTGGAACGAGTCCTGCTACCCTCCGTCAGGGATAG
- a CDS encoding glycosyltransferase family 4 protein: protein MIVCAQSAVGGTGVPIRELILVLCTGCIVTFLTTGCIRSVMVRTGRVAIPRARDVHKQPRPRLGGVAMFTGVIAALLVANQLPALNRGFPPMTPDLRAVLWAALIIVVVGIIDDLYDIPALVKLVGQIAGATVMSLLGLSWYLLYVPWHGGTTVILDQVQSTVLTVVFTVTLINAINFVDGLDGLAAGVGGIAGISLFAFSLTILHDQGGAVSAYPPAIISAVLIGACAGFLPHNFEPSRIFMGDTGSMLIGLLLAAASTSASGRITMSLYGAADIFALLSPIIVVAASVFIPMLDLIMAVIRRVGHGKSPFAPDKKHLHHRLLQLGHTHRRVVLVLYTWVSVVAFSAVAATILPTDITLIAVGLAIIIAVGITSVPRSRDRRHPGRYNQPA from the coding sequence ATGATCGTTTGTGCACAATCAGCGGTCGGGGGAACCGGTGTGCCGATTCGGGAACTCATCCTTGTTCTCTGTACAGGCTGCATAGTGACGTTCCTGACAACTGGATGCATTCGATCCGTCATGGTGCGGACTGGGAGAGTAGCTATCCCACGTGCTCGCGATGTCCATAAACAACCGCGACCGCGGTTGGGTGGGGTCGCGATGTTCACCGGTGTCATTGCAGCGTTACTGGTGGCCAACCAATTACCGGCGTTGAATCGTGGATTTCCTCCCATGACTCCGGACCTTCGGGCTGTCTTATGGGCAGCGCTCATCATCGTCGTTGTCGGCATCATCGATGACTTGTACGACATTCCGGCTCTCGTGAAACTGGTCGGGCAAATCGCGGGCGCGACAGTCATGAGTCTGCTGGGCCTGAGCTGGTACCTCCTCTATGTGCCCTGGCATGGGGGCACCACCGTCATTCTGGATCAAGTCCAGTCCACAGTCCTGACTGTTGTCTTTACTGTCACCTTGATCAACGCGATTAACTTTGTCGACGGCCTTGATGGCTTAGCGGCTGGTGTCGGAGGAATCGCGGGGATTTCGCTCTTCGCCTTTTCACTCACCATTCTTCATGACCAAGGGGGAGCAGTGAGCGCTTACCCTCCGGCCATTATTTCCGCCGTCTTGATCGGAGCGTGCGCGGGCTTTTTGCCCCACAATTTTGAGCCTAGCCGGATTTTCATGGGTGACACAGGATCCATGCTGATAGGTCTCCTCCTCGCAGCGGCATCGACCTCGGCGTCTGGCCGCATCACGATGTCGCTTTATGGTGCCGCCGATATTTTCGCGCTGCTCAGCCCGATCATCGTGGTGGCAGCGAGTGTCTTCATCCCAATGCTTGACCTCATCATGGCCGTTATCCGTCGTGTCGGTCACGGGAAAAGCCCGTTCGCCCCTGATAAAAAGCACCTGCACCACAGGCTGCTTCAACTGGGGCATACGCACCGGCGAGTTGTTCTCGTGCTCTATACGTGGGTAAGCGTTGTCGCATTTAGCGCGGTGGCCGCAACAATTTTGCCGACGGATATTACCCTCATTGCGGTGGGGCTAGCGATCATCATTGCCGTCGGAATAACGTCTGTACCGCGCTCGCGTGATCGTCGGCACCCAGGTCGCTACAATCAGCCAGCGTGA
- the atpB gene encoding F0F1 ATP synthase subunit A, with product MKGHFHAPDLDHDFFPGFVCGTGSDGESRCPDGASPGDHINLWFGNFADGWFAIDRIMFVRLLVMVLMGLFFFFAMRKPKLVPRGVQNVAEYLLDFVRIHISEEILGRKEGRRFLPIISTIFFLVLFMNAPSVIPFLNVSPNARIGMPLLLAVVAYVCMIYAGAKRYGFGKYMKSSLVIPGLPFLLYFLVVPIEFFSTFILRPVTLTIRLMANMLSGHIVLVLLYSATNFFFWQMNGWLVASGFTIAAAFAFSLFEILVIFLQAYIFALLTAVYIELSLHADEH from the coding sequence ATGAAGGGGCATTTCCACGCCCCAGATCTGGACCACGACTTTTTCCCGGGGTTCGTTTGTGGGACCGGCAGTGACGGTGAGTCACGCTGTCCCGACGGTGCGTCGCCTGGTGATCACATCAACCTCTGGTTCGGTAATTTTGCCGACGGTTGGTTCGCCATCGACCGCATCATGTTCGTCCGACTCCTCGTGATGGTGCTCATGGGGCTGTTCTTCTTCTTCGCTATGCGGAAGCCGAAGTTAGTTCCGCGTGGCGTGCAGAACGTCGCTGAGTACTTATTGGATTTCGTCCGTATCCACATCAGTGAGGAGATTCTTGGTCGAAAAGAAGGACGTCGCTTCCTTCCGATTATTTCCACGATCTTCTTCCTTGTACTGTTCATGAACGCACCATCGGTGATTCCGTTCTTGAACGTTTCCCCCAATGCTCGTATCGGTATGCCACTGCTTTTGGCCGTGGTTGCCTACGTCTGCATGATCTACGCAGGTGCCAAGCGGTACGGGTTCGGTAAGTACATGAAGAGCTCTCTGGTAATTCCGGGGTTGCCTTTCCTTCTCTATTTCTTGGTCGTACCGATTGAGTTCTTCTCGACCTTCATTTTGAGGCCTGTCACGCTGACCATTCGTCTTATGGCCAACATGTTGTCAGGTCACATCGTGCTGGTGCTCTTGTACTCGGCAACCAACTTCTTCTTCTGGCAGATGAACGGCTGGCTCGTTGCTTCCGGCTTTACCATCGCGGCAGCCTTTGCCTTCTCGCTGTTTGAGATTTTGGTGATTTTCCTGCAGGCGTACATTTTCGCCCTGCTGACTGCGGTGTACATTGAGCTTTCCCTGCATGCGGACGAACACTAA
- a CDS encoding ATP synthase F0 subunit C, whose amino-acid sequence MNEILLAADSNSYDGFGAIGYGLAAIGPGIGIGIVAGKTVEGMARQPEMAGQLRTTMFLGIAFTEALALIGLVAGFLF is encoded by the coding sequence ATGAACGAGATCCTTCTCGCTGCAGACTCCAATAGTTATGACGGCTTCGGTGCTATCGGCTACGGCCTTGCTGCTATCGGCCCTGGTATCGGTATCGGTATTGTCGCCGGAAAGACGGTGGAAGGGATGGCACGTCAGCCGGAGATGGCTGGTCAGTTGCGTACCACAATGTTCCTGGGCATTGCCTTCACTGAGGCCCTTGCCCTTATCGGCTTGGTCGCCGGCTTCCTGTTCTAA
- a CDS encoding F0F1 ATP synthase subunit B, producing MTNSLILAEDTLPLDKGNLPLLPLPYDLVWSIVCFVLILWLFWKFVLPKFQEVLSEREDRIEGGIQRAEAAQSEAKAALQKYNDQLAEARAEAARIRDEARADGQKIVADMKTEATEESNRIIAQGEKQLAAQRDAVVADLRKDMGQNSVNLAEKLLGSHLSDDAKRAETVDSFLSSLDDIPAGK from the coding sequence ATGACGAACTCACTTATTTTGGCTGAGGACACGCTGCCTCTCGACAAGGGCAACTTGCCGCTTCTCCCTTTGCCATACGACCTCGTCTGGTCCATCGTCTGCTTCGTACTGATCCTATGGCTTTTCTGGAAGTTTGTTCTTCCGAAGTTCCAAGAGGTTCTTTCTGAGCGTGAAGATCGCATTGAAGGCGGTATTCAACGTGCGGAGGCCGCGCAATCCGAGGCAAAGGCTGCGCTGCAAAAATACAATGACCAGCTCGCTGAGGCTCGTGCAGAGGCCGCTCGTATTCGCGATGAAGCTCGTGCTGACGGGCAAAAGATCGTTGCGGATATGAAGACCGAAGCAACGGAGGAAAGCAACCGCATTATCGCTCAAGGCGAAAAGCAACTTGCTGCTCAGCGTGATGCCGTCGTCGCTGACCTGCGTAAGGACATGGGTCAGAATTCGGTCAATCTGGCGGAGAAGCTCCTCGGCTCTCATCTATCCGACGATGCCAAGCGCGCGGAGACAGTGGATTCTTTCCTGTCTTCCTTGGATGACATTCCGGCAGGGAAGTGA
- a CDS encoding F0F1 ATP synthase subunit delta, which produces MHAASRESMTELATTLDNTVAQSNAAVDGAQIGPELFDVVEVLDSNRDLRVALIDPAASSEKRADLADRVFGEKLNQASRSVLRSAVDKDWSNTRDFRNGLVQLGRRALFRAAEADDKLTTVESELFQLARVLEDAPQLEMLLADRQASADRRRQLLASVLYGKVTSITETLALQAISRAKQRPVEACETLSREAAQLRGYEVAHVVTAGELSDTQRSTLADKLGRIYGHKMSIHGEVDPSILGGMVIRVGDERIDGSTSGKLDKLRRAFA; this is translated from the coding sequence ATGCACGCAGCGAGCCGAGAATCGATGACCGAGTTGGCGACTACCCTCGACAACACCGTTGCTCAGTCCAATGCCGCCGTTGACGGCGCACAGATCGGACCCGAGCTCTTCGATGTCGTTGAGGTTTTAGACTCCAACCGTGACTTGCGTGTGGCGCTTATTGATCCCGCAGCGTCCTCCGAGAAACGTGCAGACCTTGCCGATCGCGTTTTCGGTGAGAAGCTCAATCAGGCTTCGCGCAGCGTGTTGCGTTCTGCAGTAGATAAAGACTGGTCGAATACACGCGATTTCCGTAATGGACTTGTTCAACTTGGTCGCCGGGCCCTGTTCCGCGCCGCCGAGGCAGACGACAAGCTCACGACCGTCGAATCTGAGTTATTCCAGTTGGCGAGGGTCCTTGAAGACGCCCCTCAGCTGGAGATGCTTTTGGCAGACCGACAAGCTAGTGCGGACCGACGTCGCCAATTGTTGGCCTCAGTCTTGTACGGCAAAGTTACTTCAATTACAGAAACTCTTGCCTTGCAGGCGATTTCTCGTGCTAAACAACGTCCTGTCGAAGCATGCGAAACGCTATCACGGGAGGCAGCGCAGCTGCGTGGGTATGAAGTTGCTCATGTTGTGACTGCCGGCGAATTGAGCGATACCCAACGATCCACCCTGGCTGACAAGCTCGGTCGAATTTATGGTCACAAGATGTCCATCCATGGAGAGGTCGATCCCAGCATCCTCGGTGGAATGGTCATCCGGGTCGGAGATGAGCGTATCGATGGCAGCACATCGGGCAAACTCGACAAATTGCGGCGAGCTTTTGCCTGA
- the atpA gene encoding F0F1 ATP synthase subunit alpha, which produces MLEETTESRKNMAELTISSDEIRSAIANYTSSYSAEASREEVGVVISAADGIAQVSGMPSVMANELLEFPGGVIGVAQNLDTDKVGVVVLGSYETLREGDEVKRTGEVLSIPVGDKFLGRVINPLGQPIDGLGSIEAEEDRVLELQAPSVLMRQPVEEPLQTGIKAIDAMTPIGRGQRQLIIGDRKTGKTAVCLDTIINQKANWESGDPKKQVRCIYVAIGQKGSTIAGVRKTLEDNGALDYTTIVAAPASDSAGFKWLAPFAGAALGQHWMYKGKHVLVIYDDLTKQAEAYRAISLLLRRPPGREAYPGDVFYLHSRLLERAAKLSDDLGGGSMTALPIIETKANDVSAFIPTNVISITDGQVFLESDLFNQGVRPAINVGVSVSRVGGAAQTKGMKKVSGSLRIDLAAYRDLEAFAAFASDLDDSSKAQLERGSRLVELLKQPENHPQAVEDQMVSIYLAGNGDFDSVPVEDIRRFESELLEHLHSKHAGVFEQVEGGSPLNDESKSELSSAVDEFKQNFQASDGKPVINEPDVDPMEQSELGKEQITVSRKSSGK; this is translated from the coding sequence ATGCTGGAAGAGACTACCGAGAGCAGGAAGAACATGGCGGAGCTGACGATCTCCTCCGACGAGATCCGTAGCGCGATTGCGAACTACACCTCGAGCTACTCCGCGGAGGCCTCCCGTGAGGAGGTCGGCGTGGTCATTAGTGCGGCTGACGGTATCGCCCAGGTTTCGGGTATGCCATCAGTCATGGCTAATGAGTTGCTCGAGTTCCCAGGTGGCGTCATCGGCGTCGCCCAAAACCTTGACACCGACAAAGTTGGTGTCGTGGTCTTGGGAAGCTACGAGACCTTGCGGGAAGGCGACGAAGTAAAAAGGACTGGAGAAGTCCTATCCATTCCGGTCGGGGATAAATTCCTCGGCCGTGTTATCAACCCCCTAGGCCAGCCAATCGACGGCCTAGGATCCATCGAGGCAGAAGAAGATCGCGTCCTGGAGCTGCAGGCGCCCTCAGTGTTGATGCGTCAACCAGTCGAAGAACCACTCCAAACTGGTATTAAAGCTATCGACGCAATGACCCCAATCGGGCGTGGTCAGCGACAGCTCATCATTGGTGACCGCAAAACCGGTAAGACGGCTGTTTGCCTCGATACCATCATTAACCAGAAAGCCAACTGGGAATCTGGGGACCCGAAAAAGCAGGTTCGCTGCATTTATGTCGCCATCGGTCAGAAGGGCTCCACAATCGCTGGTGTCCGTAAGACCCTAGAAGACAACGGCGCTCTGGATTACACCACCATTGTCGCTGCTCCCGCATCAGATTCAGCTGGTTTTAAGTGGCTCGCACCTTTTGCTGGTGCCGCACTGGGACAGCACTGGATGTACAAGGGCAAGCACGTGCTGGTCATCTACGATGACTTAACCAAGCAGGCCGAGGCCTACCGTGCGATCTCCTTGCTGCTGCGCCGTCCGCCGGGACGTGAAGCGTACCCAGGTGACGTTTTCTACCTCCACTCCCGCTTGTTGGAGCGTGCAGCTAAGCTCTCTGATGACTTGGGCGGTGGCTCTATGACGGCCCTGCCGATCATCGAGACCAAAGCGAACGACGTGTCCGCCTTCATTCCGACCAACGTCATTTCTATTACCGACGGTCAGGTCTTCTTGGAGTCAGACCTCTTTAACCAGGGTGTTCGCCCCGCTATTAACGTCGGTGTGTCGGTATCCCGTGTCGGTGGTGCCGCTCAGACGAAGGGTATGAAGAAAGTTTCGGGCTCGCTGCGTATTGACCTCGCTGCGTACCGCGACTTGGAAGCATTCGCGGCCTTCGCCTCGGACCTCGACGATTCCTCCAAGGCACAGCTGGAGCGCGGATCCCGCCTGGTCGAGCTGTTGAAGCAGCCAGAGAATCACCCGCAAGCTGTGGAAGACCAAATGGTGTCGATCTACCTTGCTGGCAACGGCGACTTTGACTCCGTTCCCGTCGAAGATATTCGTCGGTTCGAATCTGAGCTCCTCGAGCACCTCCATTCGAAGCATGCCGGTGTCTTCGAGCAGGTTGAGGGTGGATCCCCACTTAATGACGAATCCAAGTCAGAGCTTTCCTCGGCTGTTGATGAGTTCAAACAGAACTTCCAAGCTTCCGACG